The following coding sequences lie in one Anomalospiza imberbis isolate Cuckoo-Finch-1a 21T00152 chromosome 21, ASM3175350v1, whole genome shotgun sequence genomic window:
- the FBXW5 gene encoding F-box/WD repeat-containing protein 5 isoform X1, which translates to MDAGCPRLPDPVLFEIFLYLDHADVLSVGLVCQQWRAVARDEFLWKELFYRYYRVSRDVPRHPGAVSWYDEFQRLYDTIPCVEVQALKEHNDQVLHLSFSHSGCLFASCSKDCTVKIWSNELDISLQHSSNMRPYNWSYTQFSQFNSDDSLLLVSGVFVGPHNSSSGEIAVISMENFTLLSRVRNKPYDVFGCWLNETNLISGNLHRIGRITSCSVLWLNNAFQGIESENVNVVKRLFKIQNLNASTIRTVMVADCSRYDSPDLLLDYEEQLAASSTCPVFDLGSDSEEEGAKPKLPPEPAVQELPDAGGVPAEHGLQQLFDGIMEGRVRPAMTETELETKVAELFVQNRTKPPEPNLLPTDSNSKTKYLIFTTGCLTYSPHQIGIKRILPHQMTTAGPVLGEERRSDEFFDSLDHVIDIHGHIIGMGLSPDHRYLYVNSRAWPRDCVISDPMQPPPIAEEIDLHVFDLKTMKEVKRALRAHRAYTPNEECFFIFLDVSRDFVASGAEDRHGYIWDRHYNICLAKLQHDNVVNSVAFSPVEQELLLTASDDTTIKVWRSPRAVRIRQARRPQPRKLLFSWLLNQKS; encoded by the exons ATGGACGCGGGCTGCCCCCGGCTCCCAGACCCCGTCCTGTTCGAGATCTTTCTGTACCTGGACCACGCCGACGTGCTCTCGGTGGGGCTCGTCTGCCAGCAGTGGCGCGCCGTGGCCCGCGACGAATTCCTGTGGAAGGAGCTTTTCTACCGCTACTACCGCGTGTCCCGGGATGTGCCGCGGCACCCAG gtgctgTCTCGTGGTACGATGAGTTCCAGAGGCTCTACGACACCATCCCTTGCGTGGAGGTGCAGGCCCTGAAGGAGCATAATGACCAAGTTTTGCACCTGAGCTTTTCCCACTCTGGCTGCCTGTTTGCATCATGCTCCAAAGACTGCACGGTCAAG ATCTGGAGCAATGAGCTGGACatctccctgcagcacagctccaaCATGAGGCCATACAACTGGAGCTACACCCAGTTCTCGCAGTTCAACTCCGATGACTCCCTCCTGCTGGTATCTGGTGTCTTTGTGGGGCCTCACAACTCGTCCTCGGGGGAGATTGCTGTGATCAGCATGG AGAACTTCACGCTGCTTTCCAGGGTGAGGAATAAGCCCTATGATGTGTTTGGCTGCTGGCTGAATGAAACCAACTTGATATCAGGCAATCTGCATCGGATTGGGCGCATCACCTCCTGCTCGGTGCTGTGGCTGAACAATGCTTTCCAG GGCATTGAGTCTGAGAATGTGAATGTAGTGAAGAGACTGTTCAAAATCCAGAACCTGAATGCCAGCACCATCCGGACCGTGATGGTGGCTGACTGCAGCCGGTACGATTCCCCAGATCTGCTCCTGGACTACGAGGAGCAGCTGGCTGCTTCCTCCACCTGCCCAGTCTTTGATCTCGGCAGTGACAGTGAGGAAGAAGGGGCCAAGCCCAAGCTGCCTCCGGAGCCAGCCGTACAGGAATTGCCGGATGCCGGGGGTGTGCCGGCAGAGCacgggctgcagcagctctttgATGGTATCATGGAGGGCCGCGTGAGGCCTGCCATGACCGAGACAGAGCTGGAGACAAAGGTGGCTGAGCTGTTTGTGCAAAACAGAACTAAACCGCCCGAGCCAAACCTGCTCCCCACAGACAGCAACAGCAAGACAAAGTACTTGATCTTTACCACAGGATGCCTCACCTACTCCCCGCACCAGATAG GGATTAAAAGGATCCTGCCCCATCAGATGACGACTGCAGGgccagtgctgggggaggagcGGCGCTCGGATGAGTTCTTTGACTCCCTGGATCACGTCATCGACATCCACGGGCACATCATCGGCATGGGCCTCTCCCCTGACCACCG GTACCTGTATGTGAACAGCCGGGCCTGGCCACGGGACTGCGTCATCTCGGATCCGATGCAGCCGCCTCCCATCGCTGAGGAGATCGACCTGCACGTGTTCGACCTGAAGACCATGAAGGAGGTGAAGCGAGCGCTGCGCGCACACCGGGCCTACACACCCAATGAGGAGTGCTTCTTCATCTTCCTGGACGTCAGCAGGGACTTCGTAGCGAG TGGGGCAGAGGATCGACACGGCTACATCTGGGACCGGCACTACAACATCTGCCTGGCCAAGCTGCAGCATGACAATGTGGTGAACTCAGTGGCATTCAGCCCggtggagcaggagctgctgctgacagccaGCGATGACACCACCATCAAGGTGTGGCGGTCCCCACGGGCCGTGCGCATCCGGCAGGCCAGGAGGCCCCAGCCCAGGAAACTGCTCTTCTCCTGGCTCTTGAACCAGAAAAGCTGA
- the FBXW5 gene encoding F-box/WD repeat-containing protein 5 isoform X2: protein MLQRLHGQGKVIWSNELDISLQHSSNMRPYNWSYTQFSQFNSDDSLLLVSGVFVGPHNSSSGEIAVISMENFTLLSRVRNKPYDVFGCWLNETNLISGNLHRIGRITSCSVLWLNNAFQGIESENVNVVKRLFKIQNLNASTIRTVMVADCSRYDSPDLLLDYEEQLAASSTCPVFDLGSDSEEEGAKPKLPPEPAVQELPDAGGVPAEHGLQQLFDGIMEGRVRPAMTETELETKVAELFVQNRTKPPEPNLLPTDSNSKTKYLIFTTGCLTYSPHQIGIKRILPHQMTTAGPVLGEERRSDEFFDSLDHVIDIHGHIIGMGLSPDHRYLYVNSRAWPRDCVISDPMQPPPIAEEIDLHVFDLKTMKEVKRALRAHRAYTPNEECFFIFLDVSRDFVASGAEDRHGYIWDRHYNICLAKLQHDNVVNSVAFSPVEQELLLTASDDTTIKVWRSPRAVRIRQARRPQPRKLLFSWLLNQKS from the exons ATGCTCCAAAGACTGCACGGTCAAGGTAAAGTG ATCTGGAGCAATGAGCTGGACatctccctgcagcacagctccaaCATGAGGCCATACAACTGGAGCTACACCCAGTTCTCGCAGTTCAACTCCGATGACTCCCTCCTGCTGGTATCTGGTGTCTTTGTGGGGCCTCACAACTCGTCCTCGGGGGAGATTGCTGTGATCAGCATGG AGAACTTCACGCTGCTTTCCAGGGTGAGGAATAAGCCCTATGATGTGTTTGGCTGCTGGCTGAATGAAACCAACTTGATATCAGGCAATCTGCATCGGATTGGGCGCATCACCTCCTGCTCGGTGCTGTGGCTGAACAATGCTTTCCAG GGCATTGAGTCTGAGAATGTGAATGTAGTGAAGAGACTGTTCAAAATCCAGAACCTGAATGCCAGCACCATCCGGACCGTGATGGTGGCTGACTGCAGCCGGTACGATTCCCCAGATCTGCTCCTGGACTACGAGGAGCAGCTGGCTGCTTCCTCCACCTGCCCAGTCTTTGATCTCGGCAGTGACAGTGAGGAAGAAGGGGCCAAGCCCAAGCTGCCTCCGGAGCCAGCCGTACAGGAATTGCCGGATGCCGGGGGTGTGCCGGCAGAGCacgggctgcagcagctctttgATGGTATCATGGAGGGCCGCGTGAGGCCTGCCATGACCGAGACAGAGCTGGAGACAAAGGTGGCTGAGCTGTTTGTGCAAAACAGAACTAAACCGCCCGAGCCAAACCTGCTCCCCACAGACAGCAACAGCAAGACAAAGTACTTGATCTTTACCACAGGATGCCTCACCTACTCCCCGCACCAGATAG GGATTAAAAGGATCCTGCCCCATCAGATGACGACTGCAGGgccagtgctgggggaggagcGGCGCTCGGATGAGTTCTTTGACTCCCTGGATCACGTCATCGACATCCACGGGCACATCATCGGCATGGGCCTCTCCCCTGACCACCG GTACCTGTATGTGAACAGCCGGGCCTGGCCACGGGACTGCGTCATCTCGGATCCGATGCAGCCGCCTCCCATCGCTGAGGAGATCGACCTGCACGTGTTCGACCTGAAGACCATGAAGGAGGTGAAGCGAGCGCTGCGCGCACACCGGGCCTACACACCCAATGAGGAGTGCTTCTTCATCTTCCTGGACGTCAGCAGGGACTTCGTAGCGAG TGGGGCAGAGGATCGACACGGCTACATCTGGGACCGGCACTACAACATCTGCCTGGCCAAGCTGCAGCATGACAATGTGGTGAACTCAGTGGCATTCAGCCCggtggagcaggagctgctgctgacagccaGCGATGACACCACCATCAAGGTGTGGCGGTCCCCACGGGCCGTGCGCATCCGGCAGGCCAGGAGGCCCCAGCCCAGGAAACTGCTCTTCTCCTGGCTCTTGAACCAGAAAAGCTGA